The nucleotide window TAGAAGAATTTCAAAAATGTCTTCTGTGCtctttgacctttttttttctgagaccaTGACTTGATCGATGACTGCCACAGGAACTGTGAGGAATTGGGTTGGAACTTTATGAGCTCTGTCTCTTAAGCCATTTTCTTTTATACCCACTGTAGATCTGAAGACAAGAAGCCTCTTTCTTGGAGATCACTTcccagaaaacacagcaaaaccCTTTTGACCTCCCTCACGAACTTGCATAAAACTCTGGAGAAGAGTGAGTTGGTGCTGGTataggggaggggggaaaaaccTAGAGATGTTCCCCTCTTGTCCAGCTATTATCCAAAATAACatttgggttaaaaaaaaaaaaaaaaaaaaagtgtcatgaTGTTATATTACATctcattgtttgttttacattcttCTCCTACTCCTCTTTGCTTCCCACTCTTCATTGTCATTGCTTTTGTTGACAGTATTTCTCCCTGCCTCTCCCTTCTCTCCAGTCTACATGCCTGGCCAGGAGGAAGCAACATTGGAGTTCCTGCTTACAGACTATGACCTCATCTATGGGCGTCAGaagcagctggagctggagatcCAGGAGGCCTTTCTTCGCTTCATGAGCTGCCTCCTCCGGGGGTACCGGACCTATCTGCTGCCCATCACCCAGGCCCCCTCAGAAAGGACTACAGACTGCAGCTCCCTCTTCAACCTGCAGGGTGCGTAGCTGCCAGTGTCCATCCTGTGCATTGCGCATCTATTATAGGATGTCtctctttatttttgtgtgaCTGTTGCTGTCAGTTCTTCTATCtacaggcttccctcacatAACTATAATTTGTTCCCAATGATCTGCTCGTAAAGGGCATTTATGCAAAACTAACTCTTAATTATCACTGATtgcaaaaggggaaaaatgtgttcctgTGCCAAAagattcattcttttttttcaccaaacatgcaaaatccctGCCTTTCAAACAGAGAAGACCTACAGTAATTCAAAACTACGTCCAGAATAATGTAAgtgctctggacacctttaaatttaGGCTTAAGACCTAAATGATCAAATGCGCTTTATatgtatgtttcaggtgaactggtgactaaattgcccatagtatgTATGGAAAAGCGAGTGAATGACTTTGCGTGTGATTTCCCTGCCATGGACTGGTGCCCATCCAAAGCGTGCCCTGGGTGTGGTTTCTCCTGTGCCGTTGGAGAAGTCACACCCAGTATGGAAGAGGTGGGCTGCTTAGTTTGTGTGATGCTCAGTGTCACCAAggcacattttgaaaatttaaatttttttccttgatgGCTTTTCCGTCAATTTTTtggtacaaattacatttgctcataggccaaatttcagttaaaaagaTGGATGTCCTTTTTGTGTAGTTATGTAGTTTCACGTTCTTGCTACCGAGTTATGATTGGAATTGCTGGTTATTGtgatgttaaattttaaaattcacatttacatgtataagCTTTGCTCTGTATAATAAAGATAAAAGTGAAGAAGTGAGTTTCAGATTGTTAAGGCAATCTCTGCTGGCAGGATTTCTGAAATCCCGGGACCGGACCCAACAGAAGTTTTATGCCCAACTGACCCGCACACAGATGTTCACCCAGTTCATTGAGGAGTGCTCCTTCGTCAGCGACAGACACACCTGCTTGGAGTTCTTTGACGAGTGTGTCCAGAAGGtgatagtttatttttttctttccgccTCTTCAAAGTGGCCCTTCTACTTTTAATAGGGCATCATTCATTTGCTCTTCTTTGGGGAGGACTGCGGTGATCATCGTTTCTTCCTCTTTGTCGCCTCTTCCTGTGGGACTAGGTGGACGTGGAGAAGCCCGAAGACGTTCGGCTCATTGATCTGGACGAGAGCCATAGTGGGGAGCACACTGTCTTCATCATGCCCCCCGAGGAGCCGCAGGAGGCAGACGGCTCAGAATCTCCTGCCCTCTACAGGTGATTAGCTGTCAGGCCACCCTTGTCTGTTCACCCCCTCCCACTCTGCAACACAGCCTTGTCAATGGCTCCCTGAGCCCATGTACTGTTGCCTGCGTAAAACTTGCTCAGCCAGAGCATGTAGCTGATGAGACTGTTTGCCTTTAAAAACCACCTGTCTCTGTCAGCAACAGAGTTTTCGGGAATATCACCAGTACCTCCTACAAGAGACCTTGACTGATGTGCCTCGTATTGTGATGTGCTCGAGTCCGCATCTGTGCTTTTCGACCAACGTACTTTTATTCATCCTAATATGAAAGTAACGCAATATATCGAGGTAGTTAACGCTGTTAATTGCAGCCCTCTCGTCTTGGTGACGAGGCCAAATCTGCATCTGATTGTGTTGGCGTTTTGTCTGTGCAGCTACGAGACCTTTCCGATCCTGCAGCCGGATCTCTTTGACCGCCCGCAGGACCAACTGCGCGTACCAGCCAGAGGGAGCGCCCCAAGCAGCCCCGCCCCTCGACGCACCAAGCAGGTGGGTGGGTTTTGTGTGTCGACAACGTTAACAATGTCAAAACTTGAACACGGGTGTGTACGTCTTGCTAAGGAATCCAGGTTTAATGTGAAATAAGtcagttatataaaaaaaaaaatgtaagattaACAATGAAGTATtgagaaattttagaaattcTTTTTTCCACCCATATTGGCATACTCATTTTCATAGCTAAGACGGTTCCTGACTGAAAACAGCAGTGCATTTCAGCTACATGAGTCTTATAGACAAATTGTCTGCTCTTGGCAACATTGTGGAATCCATCAGTCTTCTGCTCGCCATGGGTGCTCCCACGCACTGCTGTGCACACTGGAGTGGAGGAGTGTACTCTAGCTGCCACTGATGCCCCCCAGCAACTGTTTGGTTAGTGGCATTGCAAGATACTAGACATTGCGTAAAACCAAACATTGATTTGGagttgcaaaacaaaacacctgCTCTCTTTAAAagacgtgtgtgtatgtttctgaTTAGTGTTCTATAATAAATTTTCAATatgctcagtttttttaaaaaaaaacataattcctTGGTTTTTTCCTAAAAACCTTTTGAcccagtttttttgtttctattttgaatttttcatttaatttcctttctcttcttttctctttcattctATTGATGTACTTTTAcctataatttttcatttttctggtgCTGCTTTCCCTCTCTGactcccccaccctcccccagtCAAGCTGTGTTCTGTTAGTTTATGCGTCAGATCTTTCCTCCAGTTTCTGTTTTCTTGCGCTGTGTTAGTCCCTCTGAGCTGCACCCTCcttcctccctgtgtttgtgttctcctCCTTGGTCCCCTGTGAGCTTCACCttttttgcccttgtttttttactttctatGTTTCAATCCGTTAGactcaatgtaaatgtaaaaaagaaaaaaaacctacacCATACAAGTATAGCTGGTGTTACTGTGCAAAATCATTCTGAATGAAGAGAAGGCCTTAGCCAAGTGTGTTTCTTTAACACCCTCCATCCAGAAGGTCCTAGAAGACTATTAATGTCAAGGTCTCTAAGGGCCAGCTCTGGGAGGGTTTTCTCCATGCGGTCAGTGAACAACCTGCTcctgaatatttatttcttttttttttttttttttttttttgctattttctgAGATTGTAGAGGTGTTGGAAGAACTGGAAAAGTCTGCTGGCCTCTAGCTGCCATGGCCATGAATACAGCAGCCCTGAGCTCAGCATAAGTACTGGGTCTGAGGTTCACTGAGGGTTTGAGGACTTGATTCTTACTAAAATCTGTTACCGCTGAATTTGCTTGAGTTTATTTCAAGGTACAGCAAGTTTTCCCTACCAAAGCTGAGATATTCCTCTTAGAAGCGATTTCTGTTGTAGTCATACCTTGACATCCAAATATTTTACTAATAAATTGGCAGTATCATGGAATCAGgtgacatttaacatttaaaaataatttttctagtagttatataattttgtatttcagtTATACGCAAACAGTCTTACAGCTTTGTATACTTCAGGTTAGTGTTATTTATGTTAACGTCTCCATGTGTTACAAGGCTTTAGTTTGATCTGacaggatgtgttttttttttttttttttttttcctttgtcctgAAATGTGTACTCTCCTGCAATGTTTAGAAATTGAACTGCTCTGTATAAGCGAACATTATTAAACCTCACAGTGTTCAGAATGTCTTGTGTACACCTTTGAAATTCTTGAGTCTGTTCCAAATCGGTCGTGCTTCATGTGTTTTACGTAGTGAAGAAGACATTGGAGGGAAGGCGTGCTTGTGAAATTACCATATTTTAATGGGAAAATGGGATTATTTGTAAGAAATGATCAGTTTAATGAAATGCACTGTTGGAAAAGTCCCCCCTTGCAGGGAAAAGTTGAAAACAAGCATTTGAGTGTTTAGTTTTCCaagatgaatgtaaattttCCACTACGGTAGAGTGATCCCAGACAGACCCCACGTTTCCCATGACATTCCACTCATCATTGTTCGCCCACAGATTCTTGAAATCTTTTAAGGGAAGTTTATTTCATAGTGACATGTTTACATGTTATGTTGCAGTGAAAACAGTGATAGCTGAAATGTTTGTTCTGGGACTATTTTGGACcctaaagctttttttaatattctgaaaTATTCTTTTTGCTTGCCATGTTCAGGTTATCATGGTTGTCAAAAAATGTGTCATTGGTGTGGATGAAAGATTTTTGTCACTTTGCTTGTTTTACTAACTGTACCCCCCTCCTCTTCCCAATACCACCAACTATAAAGGAAATCAAGTTGGCTCAGAAACGGGCCCAGAAGTACTCCTCAGTGCCAGACATGTGGTCCAAATGTTTGCTGGGGCACTGCTATGGGCTGTGGTTCATCTACCTGCCCACGTTTGTGCGTGCAGAGTGCGCCAAGGTACGGGCCCTGCACACGGCCTACGAGGTGCTGAAGCACATGGAGACGCGAAAGGTGGTGCTACCGGATGAGGTGAGCAAGGGGTGGAAAGAACTGCTTATGAAATTGCAAGATAACAATCAGCTGTTGACAGTCTTGGATGAGGTAGTGTGGTGCAGCTGCCGCAAAGGTAACATAGCCCAGGAATAAAGGCATTGAAGATTTAAGAAAGCACAAGCACTTAACACAATTGATCAAATAAGAGAACAAAAGCAAGCAACGAGGCCAGGTACTAATAAGTTACTCTGAAATAAGCctggcaacagaaaaaaaagaaaaggggggaaaaaaaaacttatgggCCCAGAAAATAAGGAGGAGTATCaacctctgggggggggggggggggggggtgtggtggcgcagtgggttggaccaggtcctgctctccggtgggtctggggttcgaatcccgctcggggtgccttgcgacgggccagcgtcccgtcctgggtgtgtcccctccccctccggccttacgccctgtgttgccgggtaggctccggttccccacgaccccgaatgggacaagcggttcagaaagtgtgtgtgtgtatcaaccTCTGGAGTCTAAGTAGCAGTAGCTGCCCACCCCTTGTAGGCATACTTGTGTGTCATAATGCACTAGGAAATCtacagctgggaggtaaagttCAATTTGAAGAAGGTGAGCGGACATCAGTGTAGCCAGGGTCCGCAATCGCGTGGATTTAGGCAGCCGATCAGGGGGGAAGCAGCGTGCACAGCGCTGGTTTTCTCCACTTGGTGTCACCAGTTCTTTTCTGTTAACATGCTGCTCGTTCTTTAGTTCTGGTTGCGTTCAGATGGATGGTCCATTCCCTCAGTGTGTTCTTCATGATCTCTGTGTGCAGTctcctcaggactgctgaagcATGTTTGCGTTTCGCTTAATTTATGCATCTGAATTTGTCTCCAGGTGTGTTACCGTATTCTGATGCAGCTCTGCGGTCAGTATGGGCAGCCCGTTCTTGCCGTGCGGGTGCTGCTCGAGATGAAGAAGGCTGGTATCACACCTAATACCATCACCTACGGGTACTACAACAAGGTGAGACGCTCTAGGGTCGCTTTTACGCatttatttaccatgtttttcatGGCTACTAAAGCTGAGCATTCCTTAGTTACCTTGGTGCTGATCTGAGACGCTGCTCTGCCTTTCATTTGCAGGCTGTGCTGGAGAGCAAGTGGCCTTCAACCAATCAGGGTGGCCGGCTCCGTTGGGCGAAGCTGCGAAACGTGCTCGTGGCTGTGGCGCAGTTCAGGCAACCGGTCAAGCAGCGGCGGAAGAGCAGCTCTGTAGGTTCGCGAGCAGGTATGGGTGAAATCGCAGAACTTGAATGATTCTGGTGGTGGTGTTCATAAGTAGAACTGGCGTCCTTGtgacctgctgtgtgtgaagaaaGCAGCTTGGCTGGGCTAGGAGTTACTGGAAAGGCTCATGTCTAGGGGAGTTTCAGAGTTTTGGAAAATTTTGAAATTCAGCTAAAGGGTGGAGGAAAATTCTGAAATCTTTCAAGTCTAAAACATAATTAGAAGGAATATGGAAaccatttaatttctttgataCAGATGTGTTGGTTTACCTCTAAAGTGTCAAAGATTTCTTCAGGTGTAAAGTAGAGAATGTACAGGGATTCTTGGTACTGGGTTGCTGAGATATTTTGGTCTTCCGCAGATATTCCTGCGGATCAGCCCACAGAGACACGGCCCCATTCCACTTTAATTCGCCAGTCTAGCTGGAGTGGGCTGAGTGAGGCCTCAAGCCACGAATCGCTGACCAGCGCCCTCGTGAAAAGCAACAGTCTGAGTAGCATGCAAGCGGCTAATGACAGTGAGTGACTTGGaaataaagagacaaaaaaataagcatACGTGCACATGCAATATAAAAAGAAGGTTAAGAATGTTCAGTTCTTTAAAGCACATGAAGAAAACAGGAGGTAGTCAGGAAGTAGATCGGTATTGGGCTATGCAGTAATTCAGTGGTGATTGGTTCTCAAAGAAAGGCCATGTTATCCGAGCAGATAGTGGtccttttttctcttcataTCTTAGACCTCTTGTAGTTGTGCATTTtcttactgcatttttaaagcccacacacacctgtggatactgtatatgtatatatagttgTGCATTGATTTGTAGAGGTTCAGTGCTCCactggaaatgtgaaaaatggtaggaaacttacgatttttcacaagtttaataaagattttttgtttAACCCATGTGTGTGTACCCCCTGTCTCCTCAGAGTCTAAAAGTCTGTCTAGGAGAATAGTTGTCCACAGTGCTGTCGCAGTGGGCACCGATGACCCAGCTGCACGGAAACCACCCGCCGGCCCCCGCGACAGCACGGGCCCCTCTTTGGCACCTCCTGCCGGGGGCCTGCTGCGCCGTAGCGAGGTGTGCCTGTCCACTTTCTATAAGGACTGCGCCGAGACGGTTGACTCGGAGCCTGACTGCGTCTGCCAGCCTCACGGGCGAAATGGCAGGTGAGGGCGGGGGGGGCCCATGGTACAGAGGTAAACACGCTGGGGACAGGATGAGTTGTCTGTTCTTCTGCTCCTGCTTGGTGGTGCTGCCCTCTCCCAGGGCTGAGAGTTCCACGTTCTCTCCTTCTCGCCTCTGCAGCAGGGTGCTGGGGCCGAGAGAGGCACAGGGCCGAAAAGCCGTGGATGAGAACTCGAACAATATGCCGTCTCCAAGCCGCGGGCTGGCAGGAAAGCTGCAGCAACTGCTGACGCCCACCCGGCACCGGGCTTTGGTCCGCCGGGCCGCCAGCGTAGATGACCGCAAGCCGGGAGGCGGGCCCATCCCTGGCCGAAGGGTCTCGGAGCAGCGCCAGTCTCGCAAGTCCCAGGTGGCTGACTCGCTGCTGAAGGCCAAGGAGCGCCTGTATAACGCCACCTCAGAGGTACAGCAGACCGACGCCAGGGCTGCCCTCACAGGGTCACCTTTCCCATCACCGGGGGAGCCTTCTACTTTTCAATCAAAGGTTTTTGTGCGCTGCTGAATAGTTGCATGAAACTATACTTTTTCCTGTCTTGTGGATAAAAAGAACATACTGAAATCCTACCAAGCGCTGATGGAGTTGTATGACGTTGCTGTGTGGATGTTTATGCTTTTGCCTCTTCCTGTCACACCAGAGCTCGCTTTCGGTCGGTAGTGACATCGACCTCGCGGAACCCCCTAATCTCTCCTTTCAAGTCCGAAAATCCTGGGACTCCACACAGGAAGGAGCTGGACTTGAGGTCAGTCCTGTTGGCGTGTATTTTCACATGCACATCAGCAAGCTGGAATTTTAATTGTAGCTTTAGTGGCAATGAACTACAACATATGTGTTTCCATCAGTGCCATCAGCCAGCGTGGTGTGTAGCCAGTAGACCTAACAATGGTAAATGCACACATCCTTCTGCAGGTTCTGATGTCCAGCTGCTCCCTCTGCCGGAAATGTAACTCCCTGGTGTATGACGAGGAGATCATGGCGGGCTGGACCTCCGACGACTCGAACCTCAATTCCACTTGTCCCTTCTGCTCAGCCACCTTTGTGCCACTCCTCAACGCTGAGATCTGTGACCTCGGACCGGCGTGCAGGTATCGCCATGCCAGCAGCCCTTCCACACTCGCCCTAGGTGTGCGAGCAAGTGTTGAGCAGTCAGCTTCAGCAGCTTAACATTTACCTGTAAATGAGGCCACTGTTGACGCCGTCGCTCACATTTTCATTGCGCAAACTGGTGTCACTATCGCCGTCCAAAGGTGTCAGCGATTCCCTGCTGTAAAAGTGTCAGTGACTGAAAAATCGTCAACGGGATCTGCGCGATATGGCTTTTTCTGAAACTCTCAGCTGCATTTCCAGTGCATTATGTTATTTAACGGCTAAAGCCTGgtgctgtgggtgtgtgtgtgttgcagctcAGAGCATAGCGGCTGGAATGTCGGGGATGTGTCGGAGGGTGGCagtgtgccccctgctggacaggaTGGCTCCACGCGTCATCTTTACAACGGAGTGTGCGAGGACACCAGTTCGGAAACCAGCGGCTATTCAgagagcagcaccaccacgGTACCCTCAACATTACATATACCTGCTCTCGAGCCAGCTCAGTGTTTCCAGTTTATTATATGAAATACCTGTTTTCGTACTctatttaaaagcatttttatggTTTGGCGATTCTGAGCACAAATGAGTTCTGCAGAGTTTGGGTTCCTTGTGTGCTTTGTTGGCGAATGAACAGAGTGTCTTCGGGTGCACTTCTGGATCGCTATGAGTGTGTATCCATGTGAGTTAGTCAAGCATCATGGGATTCCTCATCTATACAGCGATATCCTTAGCTATTTTGATGCAGCTGgaggtttgattcccacatcccgctctaatacccttgagcaaggtacttaccctaaattgctccagtaaaattgcccagctgtataaatgggtaaacaactgtaagaagcttaacagtgtaagtcgctttggagaaaagcatcagctaaatgaatatatgtcagtgtaaatgtatttgacGACTTATTCAAAGTGCATTTTCACATCCTTTTTCCAGACTATTTGCTTTAATATGGCTATTGTTTTTTTGGCCATGCGGACAGTCGATACTGATTTGTGTACaatgttggtgttttttttttttttaaatgtttttattgcttgtgcttttgtttgccAGAGAACAATGACAGTAAAAGTGCCGTCTCTGTTCATCTGTGCTTATGTGTacctgtgctcttttttttttttttttttttttccatgaccaCCTTGCCGCTGTATCTCCAGGGCTCTTCGGTAAGCAGCGTTCCTCTGGTGACCGTGGCCTACCTGAGCCCCCTGGTGCTGCGCAAGGAGCTGGAGAGCTTGTTGGAGAATGAGGGCGAGGCTGTGCTCTCCCAGGGCCAGCTCCTCGACAACCACTCCATTATCTTCTGGAACCTGGTGTGGTACTTCCAGCGCCTTGGTCTGCCCAGcaacctgctgcagctgctgcactcCTCGGAGCTCACCACCCAGCTCTCACAGGTACTTCAGCCTGGTGACGGTGCCCTCCTTTTACATTCCTCAAGTTAGCTGTTCGAAACATGCATGTGTTTCTCTGCTCATCTAGAGTGCAGAGAATGCGGTGGTGAGGGTGCGGCTGCTCTGGGATACGCTGACCCCCGATACGGATCAGTGGCCTCCCCTCTATGTTCTCTGGAGGATACACAGTAAGACCCCCTCCTTCACATCACTTTATCAGTTACCTTTTGAGAAAATGTTCTGCTAACATCTTTTTTTATGGAGAggctgagtatttttttttatgtgcaggtgtgtgtgtataacctTTCCCACCTTCTGTACCTTCTTTGAGGGAAATCCCTTGAGTtgatgtgtaaatgttaattttacatttacctgatgtttttctccgaaagagacttgcaatgttaaggtagttacacttatttacctatttatacagcttggtgatttttacttgagcagttttaggataagtaccttgctcaagggtactacagccagaggtgggaactgaacctatGATTTTTGGGGCCAAagacagaagctctaaccaccagctgtcccggtgatttaaagagaaataaaacgAGAGTCCTGAAAtgtttcggtgtgtgtgtgtgtgtgtgtttgctagtAATTGTGCATGTTATGGGTTGGAGCAGTGCAAGTGGAAGAAAGCTCTGACTTGCTGTCCTTGACTTTAGCGCACGGTCAGGCAGCAGTCAAGTGCCCAGCTCAGCGGAGTCGGTTGCTGTCCCTTGCAGGCGGGATGCCCATGCGGaattacagctggaggaggcacAATCACCCGTTCACCTTGGCGTTTCTGGAGGAGGTGCTGCGCTGCGTTGGCATGAATGAAGTCCACAAAGCCATCACTCTCTTCCTGGATACTGTTGCCAAACAACCTGGCACTCCTCGGGTACAAAGGCGAGTGTTGCAAACCATCAGTTGGAAGAGAGCACGAATATATGAGAAGCTGGCTTTCCTGGAGATCTCCCCAAACCGTAGAGAGCGCTTGCTGATTTGTTCTGTCCCTGTGTTTTTAAACTTCATCTTCCTCTGCAGGAGTCTCTACAGAGAGATCCTCTTCCTCACTTTGGCTGTTATGGGTAAAGATCATGTTGGTAAGAACTGTTTCTGCACATCCTTCAGTTCATCACTTGGCCAAAATTTGATGTATGAACCGA belongs to Scleropages formosus chromosome 18, fSclFor1.1, whole genome shotgun sequence and includes:
- the dennd4b gene encoding DENN domain-containing protein 4B, whose amino-acid sequence is MTEEKCPQLVDYFVVAGLEGGSAQLDEEGQQRGGRVVEPVTDLAVIARGLGEEVPEGFTCIEKTQGGHPAELSAGLINNPHMYLCYRRGHDKPPILDLGVHYEGKEPTKPGWRVIETTPYSRSASLSSGGPTTHRTFLMYRRAPDSQALNTLGITDISLVMPSKGETAPHTFCRVDKNLNTGMWGPALYLCYKRAMAKANALVYEAGLISRYPEDDLDSFPLPDSVPIFCLPMGVTVESWPLNTKYQLPVFSTFVLTSACGDKVYGAAIQFYEAFPRDRLSERQSVHLGLVSVVDRRPITNRSLQVKKSICVLSHWPFFTVFQKFLTFIYRYSISGPHVLPLEKHISSFMHNVPFPSPQRPRILVQLSPYDNLLLCQPVSSPLPLSGASFVKLLQNLGPENSCALLLAVLTEHKLLLHSLRPDVLTSVSEALVAMVFPLRWQCPYIPLCPLRLADVLCAPMPFIVGVHSSYFDLYNPPQDVVCIDLDTNTIFQSEDKKPLSWRSLPRKHSKTLLTSLTNLHKTLEKIYMPGQEEATLEFLLTDYDLIYGRQKQLELEIQEAFLRFMSCLLRGYRTYLLPITQAPSERTTDCSSLFNLQGFLKSRDRTQQKFYAQLTRTQMFTQFIEECSFVSDRHTCLEFFDECVQKVDVEKPEDVRLIDLDESHSGEHTVFIMPPEEPQEADGSESPALYSYETFPILQPDLFDRPQDQLRVPARGSAPSSPAPRRTKQEIKLAQKRAQKYSSVPDMWSKCLLGHCYGLWFIYLPTFVRAECAKVRALHTAYEVLKHMETRKVVLPDEVCYRILMQLCGQYGQPVLAVRVLLEMKKAGITPNTITYGYYNKAVLESKWPSTNQGGRLRWAKLRNVLVAVAQFRQPVKQRRKSSSVGSRADIPADQPTETRPHSTLIRQSSWSGLSEASSHESLTSALVKSNSLSSMQAANDKSKSLSRRIVVHSAVAVGTDDPAARKPPAGPRDSTGPSLAPPAGGLLRRSEVCLSTFYKDCAETVDSEPDCVCQPHGRNGSRVLGPREAQGRKAVDENSNNMPSPSRGLAGKLQQLLTPTRHRALVRRAASVDDRKPGGGPIPGRRVSEQRQSRKSQVADSLLKAKERLYNATSESSLSVGSDIDLAEPPNLSFQVRKSWDSTQEGAGLEVLMSSCSLCRKCNSLVYDEEIMAGWTSDDSNLNSTCPFCSATFVPLLNAEICDLGPACSSEHSGWNVGDVSEGGSVPPAGQDGSTRHLYNGVCEDTSSETSGYSESSTTTGSSVSSVPLVTVAYLSPLVLRKELESLLENEGEAVLSQGQLLDNHSIIFWNLVWYFQRLGLPSNLLQLLHSSELTTQLSQSAENAVVRVRLLWDTLTPDTDQWPPLYVLWRIHSGMPMRNYSWRRHNHPFTLAFLEEVLRCVGMNEVHKAITLFLDTVAKQPGTPRVQRSLYREILFLTLAVMGKDHVAAFDKKYKAAYTRLSGSLGRDELRRKRAQPPSPKAVDCRRCFLVPLEC